The Catenuloplanes niger genome includes a window with the following:
- a CDS encoding MFS transporter has protein sequence MTLSTVPEARQRRAILIAVCVALMAVIASVSGLNVAQQQIALAFGASQGTVLWIINVYTISLAALLLPLGAAGDRWGRRPVLLAGLALFGAASAAAGLATSAELMIAARLAAGVGAAMIMPVTLAVITSTFPDAERSRAIGVWTGVAGGGGILGMYLSALLVDVADWRWLFLLPVALVVVAAALTLRAVPNSRETTGHDFDTVGTLASVVAAIGLIVTLHEGPEHGWTAPLTLTGLLAGALGTAGFVAWELRRPAPLLDVRLFRDRGLAGGSVALLAVFGVQAGIFVVLFPYLQAVLGWSGLRSTLALMPMAILMMAASGLAPRVAAVLGARATMATGIALGGVGLALMAVLVSVDGGYPSVLPGMLAMGLGMGLTMTPATEAITSALPRSRQGVASALNDVTREFGTALGVALLGAVLSAGYRTAVDTHPSAAPAARDGLAGALATGDSTVIRAAQEAFVDGWQRAMWVGVLVMAALFAYVVIRGPRPVHRTASVDG, from the coding sequence ATGACACTCTCCACCGTCCCCGAGGCCCGGCAGCGGCGCGCGATCCTGATCGCGGTGTGCGTCGCGCTGATGGCCGTGATCGCCTCGGTCTCCGGGCTCAACGTCGCCCAGCAGCAGATCGCGCTCGCGTTCGGCGCCTCCCAGGGCACCGTCCTGTGGATCATCAACGTGTACACGATCAGCCTGGCCGCGCTGCTGCTCCCGCTCGGCGCAGCCGGTGACCGCTGGGGCCGCCGGCCGGTGCTGCTGGCCGGCCTGGCGCTGTTCGGCGCCGCGAGCGCGGCCGCCGGCCTGGCCACGTCCGCCGAGCTGATGATCGCAGCCCGGCTCGCGGCCGGCGTCGGCGCCGCGATGATCATGCCGGTCACCCTGGCCGTGATCACGTCGACGTTCCCGGACGCGGAACGCTCCCGGGCGATCGGCGTCTGGACCGGCGTCGCGGGCGGCGGCGGGATCCTCGGCATGTACCTGTCCGCGCTGCTCGTCGACGTGGCCGACTGGCGGTGGCTGTTCCTGCTGCCGGTCGCGCTGGTCGTGGTGGCCGCCGCGCTGACGCTGCGCGCCGTGCCGAACTCCCGGGAGACGACGGGCCACGACTTCGACACGGTCGGCACGCTCGCGTCCGTGGTCGCCGCGATCGGCCTGATCGTCACGCTGCACGAAGGCCCGGAACACGGCTGGACCGCGCCGCTCACCCTCACCGGGCTGCTGGCCGGCGCGCTCGGCACCGCCGGTTTCGTGGCCTGGGAGCTACGCCGGCCCGCACCGCTGCTCGACGTGCGCCTGTTCCGCGACCGTGGCCTGGCCGGCGGATCGGTGGCGCTGCTGGCGGTCTTCGGCGTGCAGGCCGGCATCTTCGTGGTCCTGTTCCCGTACCTCCAGGCGGTCCTGGGCTGGTCCGGCCTGCGGTCCACGCTCGCGCTGATGCCGATGGCGATCCTGATGATGGCCGCGTCCGGTCTCGCCCCGCGGGTGGCCGCGGTGCTCGGCGCCCGCGCCACGATGGCCACCGGCATCGCGCTCGGCGGCGTCGGGCTGGCGCTGATGGCCGTCCTGGTCTCGGTGGACGGCGGCTACCCCTCGGTGCTGCCGGGCATGCTGGCGATGGGTCTCGGCATGGGACTGACGATGACGCCCGCGACCGAGGCGATCACGTCCGCGCTGCCCCGGTCCCGGCAGGGCGTGGCGTCCGCGCTCAACGACGTCACGCGCGAGTTCGGCACCGCGCTCGGCGTCGCCCTGCTCGGCGCCGTCCTCTCCGCCGGCTACCGCACCGCGGTCGACACCCACCCGTCCGCGGCCCCGGCCGCCCGCGACGGCCTGGCCGGCGCGCTGGCGACCGGCGACAGCACGGTGATCAGGGCCGCCCAGGAGGCCTTCGTGGACGGCTGGCAGCGGGCGATGTGGGTGGGTGTCCTGGTGATGGCCGCCCTGTTCGCCTACGTCGTGATCCGTGGACCTCGTCCGGTGCACCGGACGGCCTCGGTGGACGGCTGA
- a CDS encoding LysR family transcriptional regulator gives MPLEPGHLRLLAMISRHSSTAAAAGELGVSPAEAAQELARAERDCGVPLLRRGPRGDSLTAAGHLLARHGADIDRLTAQATAGLAELLGRVSLRLRLGACETTALHLLPPALGALRRRQPDADLYVADLRLDQGLDRALAQVEDGELDLAVFAVWDDAPKVSAQITLYPLVTDPLVVVLPEGHPLAADGQPLALEALAGEPWIALPAGTVDREQLDRAAGAAGFVPDVRFQAASYAAAQAFAGADAGVTLAPRLALTGAAGTVHRDLTAPAPHRTLYAATLTDTRLAPLATTVLTFLDKAVTALTGRS, from the coding sequence ATGCCTCTGGAGCCCGGACACCTTCGCCTGCTGGCCATGATCAGCCGACACAGTTCCACCGCTGCCGCAGCCGGTGAGCTGGGCGTTTCGCCGGCCGAGGCCGCGCAGGAGCTGGCCCGTGCCGAGCGCGACTGCGGGGTGCCGCTGTTGCGGCGCGGGCCGCGCGGTGACTCGCTGACCGCCGCCGGGCATCTGCTCGCCCGGCACGGTGCCGACATCGACCGGCTGACCGCGCAGGCCACCGCGGGCCTCGCGGAACTGCTCGGCCGGGTGTCGCTGCGGCTGCGGCTCGGCGCCTGCGAGACCACGGCGCTGCACCTTCTGCCGCCCGCGCTGGGCGCGTTGCGCCGCCGGCAGCCCGACGCCGACCTGTACGTCGCCGACCTGCGCCTCGATCAGGGACTGGACCGGGCGCTCGCCCAGGTCGAGGACGGTGAGCTGGACCTGGCCGTGTTCGCGGTCTGGGACGACGCGCCGAAGGTGTCCGCCCAGATCACGCTGTATCCGCTGGTCACCGACCCGCTCGTGGTGGTGCTGCCGGAGGGGCACCCGCTCGCGGCCGACGGTCAGCCGCTCGCTCTCGAGGCGCTGGCCGGTGAGCCGTGGATCGCGCTGCCCGCGGGGACCGTGGACCGGGAACAGCTCGACCGTGCGGCCGGTGCCGCGGGGTTCGTGCCGGACGTGCGTTTCCAGGCGGCGTCCTACGCGGCCGCGCAGGCGTTCGCGGGTGCGGATGCCGGTGTCACGCTGGCGCCGCGGCTCGCGTTGACCGGCGCGGCCGGCACCGTCCATCGTGACCTCACGGCGCCCGCGCCGCACCGCACGCTCTACGCCGCGACGCTCACGGACACCCGGCTGGCGCCGCTGGCCACCACCGTCCTCACGTTCCTGGACAAGGCGGTCACCGCTCTCACCGGCCGCTCCTGA
- a CDS encoding TraR/DksA family transcriptional regulator → MVRDELGRLRAGMVAEEARLAADLEALFAASRDSNADDEHDPEGTTIGFERAQLTALLAATRERIAEVDDALRRVDAGDYGVCERCRHPIAAARLAARPFARFCISCA, encoded by the coding sequence ATGGTGCGGGACGAGCTGGGACGGCTGCGCGCCGGGATGGTGGCCGAGGAGGCACGGCTGGCGGCCGATCTGGAGGCGCTGTTCGCCGCGTCGCGGGACTCGAACGCGGACGACGAGCACGACCCCGAGGGCACGACGATCGGTTTCGAACGCGCCCAGCTGACCGCGCTGCTGGCGGCCACCCGGGAGCGGATCGCCGAGGTCGACGACGCACTGCGCCGGGTGGACGCCGGCGACTACGGCGTCTGCGAGCGCTGCCGGCACCCGATCGCGGCGGCGCGCCTGGCCGCGCGGCCGTTCGCCCGGTTCTGCATCTCCTGCGCGTGA
- a CDS encoding nucleotidyltransferase domain-containing protein: MTQKSRAYGVPPWWDVRVKDARLIEIADRLAGVGGVAAVVLGGSRARGTHRPDSDYDLGLYYRGDLDVAALRTLAADVTGADTEVTARGGWGPWVDGGGWLTVDGARVDWIYRDLGRAERIRADCEAGRFEIGFQPGHPLGFYSHVYAGEVALCRPLAVTDRSFLDLRAKPYPPALGDALVAGLWEAGFMLEIAAKTPDPVYRAGCMFRLVGVVCQAMHGHAGRWLINEKGMVESAAALPGAPAGFAGTARAAVRDLDAGSALLGMAQAHVRRDTVPYQSL, encoded by the coding sequence ATGACCCAAAAATCGCGCGCGTACGGCGTACCCCCGTGGTGGGATGTGCGGGTGAAGGACGCGCGGCTGATCGAGATCGCGGACCGGCTGGCCGGTGTCGGCGGGGTGGCGGCCGTGGTGCTCGGCGGCAGCCGGGCGCGCGGGACGCACCGCCCCGACTCCGACTACGACCTGGGTCTCTACTACCGCGGCGACCTCGACGTCGCGGCGCTGAGAACGCTGGCCGCGGACGTGACCGGCGCGGACACCGAGGTCACCGCGCGCGGTGGCTGGGGCCCGTGGGTGGACGGCGGTGGCTGGCTGACCGTGGACGGCGCGCGCGTCGACTGGATCTACCGCGACCTCGGCCGTGCCGAGCGGATCCGGGCCGACTGCGAGGCCGGCCGGTTCGAGATCGGGTTCCAGCCCGGTCATCCGCTCGGCTTCTACTCCCATGTGTACGCCGGCGAGGTCGCGCTCTGCCGCCCGCTGGCCGTGACCGACCGATCCTTTCTCGACCTGCGCGCGAAGCCGTATCCGCCCGCGCTCGGCGACGCGCTGGTGGCCGGGCTCTGGGAGGCCGGCTTCATGCTGGAGATCGCGGCCAAGACGCCCGACCCGGTGTACCGCGCCGGCTGCATGTTCCGGCTGGTCGGCGTGGTCTGCCAGGCGATGCACGGGCACGCGGGCCGGTGGCTGATCAACGAGAAGGGCATGGTCGAGTCCGCCGCGGCGCTGCCGGGCGCGCCGGCCGGGTTCGCCGGGACCGCCCGCGCCGCCGTGCGTGACCTGGACGCCGGCTCAGCGCTTCTCGGAATGGCCCAGGCTCATGTCCGGCGCGATACGGTCCCGTACCAATCGCTTTAG
- a CDS encoding SelT/SelW/SelH family protein, with protein sequence MTRTPRLEIEYCTQCRWLLRAAWTAQELLTTFGLRLGEVALVPGTGGVFDVRLDGDLIWSRKESGHPEITELKRLVRDRIAPDMSLGHSEKR encoded by the coding sequence GTGACACGAACGCCGAGGCTGGAGATCGAGTACTGCACGCAGTGCCGCTGGCTGCTGCGCGCCGCCTGGACCGCGCAGGAGCTGCTGACCACGTTCGGTCTGCGGCTGGGCGAGGTGGCGCTGGTGCCGGGCACCGGTGGCGTCTTCGACGTGCGGCTCGACGGCGACCTGATCTGGTCGCGAAAGGAATCGGGCCACCCGGAGATAACCGAACTAAAGCGATTGGTACGGGACCGTATCGCGCCGGACATGAGCCTGGGCCATTCCGAGAAGCGCTGA
- a CDS encoding mycothiol transferase, with the protein MTDDTPWEPPLAGDELDHLTGMLDRLRTTFRWKADGLDAAQLATTIGASTLTLGGLLKHLAAVEAVTFTWKLHGSSPGSPWAENPHDWTFTSAAADPPERLYAYWDDEVRHARDRLASALAGGDLGQPAHVATDEGDHASLRRLLGDLIEEYGRHTGHADLLRESVDGLTGEDPPPGWHAVSGDSPVGCEP; encoded by the coding sequence ATGACCGACGACACCCCGTGGGAGCCGCCACTCGCCGGAGACGAGCTGGACCACCTCACCGGCATGCTCGACCGGCTGCGCACCACGTTCCGCTGGAAGGCCGACGGCCTCGACGCCGCCCAGCTGGCCACCACGATCGGCGCGTCCACGCTGACGCTCGGCGGCCTGCTCAAACATCTCGCCGCGGTCGAGGCGGTCACGTTCACCTGGAAACTGCACGGCTCCTCCCCCGGCTCGCCGTGGGCCGAGAACCCGCACGACTGGACGTTCACCTCCGCCGCGGCCGACCCGCCCGAGCGGCTCTACGCGTACTGGGACGACGAGGTCCGCCACGCACGCGACCGACTCGCGTCCGCCCTGGCCGGCGGCGACCTCGGCCAGCCCGCCCACGTCGCCACCGACGAGGGCGACCACGCCTCGCTCCGCCGCCTGCTCGGCGACCTGATCGAGGAGTACGGCCGCCACACCGGCCACGCCGACCTCCTCCGCGAGTCCGTCGACGGCCTGACCGGCGAGGACCCGCCACCGGGCTGGCACGCCGTCTCCGGCGACTCGCCGGTCGGCTGCGAACCCTGA
- a CDS encoding pectate lyase family protein, with protein MPTSRRTLLAGVAAAATLGSLARPAAALAAPSSPDGFAAVPALGLPGTTGGAAGPSVTVTNATDLAYYAGRNTPYTILVSGRITFDDMITVVADKTILGTGTTAVIDGGGLQLGSTTRPGNNVIIRNLTFVNASDDSISVTNGAHHVWIDHNDLSRGYDGLLDVKRASDYVTISWNHFHDHSKTTLVGHSDTYTADRGHLRVTYHHNFFEGTAQRHPRVRFGDPVHVYNNYFLNNELYAVASTEDAGVLVEANYFENVAHPAYVGYDKSGPGRLVERGNVYVNSGTPQTAGTVTEPRTYYAYTPDPAASVPSLVRAGAGVGRI; from the coding sequence ATGCCCACGTCCCGCCGCACGCTCCTGGCCGGTGTCGCCGCCGCCGCAACCCTCGGCAGCCTCGCCCGTCCGGCCGCCGCGCTCGCCGCGCCCTCGTCCCCGGACGGTTTCGCCGCCGTCCCCGCGCTCGGCCTGCCCGGCACCACCGGCGGCGCGGCCGGCCCGTCCGTGACCGTCACGAACGCGACCGACCTGGCCTACTACGCGGGCCGGAACACGCCGTACACGATCCTGGTCAGCGGCCGGATCACGTTCGACGACATGATCACGGTGGTGGCGGACAAGACCATCCTCGGCACCGGCACGACCGCGGTGATCGACGGCGGCGGCCTGCAGCTCGGCTCGACCACCCGGCCCGGCAACAACGTGATCATCCGGAACCTGACGTTCGTCAACGCGTCCGACGACTCGATCAGCGTCACCAACGGGGCCCACCACGTCTGGATCGACCACAACGACCTGTCCCGCGGCTACGACGGGTTGCTCGACGTCAAGCGCGCGTCCGACTACGTGACGATCTCCTGGAACCACTTCCACGACCACAGCAAGACCACGCTGGTCGGGCACTCGGACACGTACACCGCGGACCGCGGCCACCTGCGCGTCACCTACCACCACAACTTCTTCGAGGGCACCGCCCAGCGCCACCCGCGCGTCCGGTTCGGCGACCCGGTGCACGTCTACAACAACTACTTCCTGAACAACGAGCTGTACGCGGTCGCGTCCACCGAGGACGCCGGCGTGCTGGTCGAGGCGAACTACTTCGAGAACGTCGCCCATCCGGCGTACGTCGGCTACGACAAGAGCGGACCCGGCCGGCTCGTCGAACGCGGCAACGTCTACGTCAACTCCGGCACGCCGCAGACCGCCGGCACCGTCACCGAGCCCCGCACCTACTATGCGTACACCCCGGACCCGGCCGCGTCCGTGCCCTCGCTGGTCCGCGCGGGCGCCGGAGTCGGCCGGATCTGA
- a CDS encoding immune inhibitor A domain-containing protein has protein sequence MHGHIKAVLAGVTAAAFVLVAPAGAATATPPAADGEPRTPVKADNLEHPLGESREAAREEALTKLLSGEVTTQQRNGSEVVRLGGDRWVEVRQKTKTDPVLTFLVEFGTQTLPQTGGTPGPLHNQLPAPDRANDNTTLWVPDFSPEYYQELLFSTKKESMTTFYTAQSGGRYTVTGEVGDWVQVPYNEARYGSNTWEGGEGYQDFVKDAATAWYQAQVAAGQTPAQITASLAKYDVWDRYDFDTDGDFNEPDGYVDHFQAIHAGEGEEAGGGAQGADAIWSHRGYTYQGDYGQTGPEHNRLGGVPIGDSGLWIGDYTTEPENGGLGVFAHEYGHDLGLPDLYDTQGGDNGTGFWTLMSAGSWLSHDPQNIGSTPGYMGAWEKLFLGWLDYTTVAPGQKKTVVLGQAADAKGPLPQAVVVPLPDQTVVREYNTPHSGEYEWWGGDANDLNSMLTRTLDLTAATTASLTTKAWYDIEAGYDYLYAEVSADGGNRWSRVGSPLTGSSEGEWVDLTYDLTAFAGQTVQFRFRYQTDGGVHFAGAFLDDLTLVVDGTPVWTDDVESATPAWTARGFTRFTGTLTRIAPRYYIAEWRTYTGYDKVLRTGPYNYGWTNTRPDWVEKFPYQDGLLVWYVNDAYTDNDTINHPGGGAVLPVDARPEPIVFPDGVRLGNRRQPFDATFGVQRTDAVTFHRNGTPVTVPARPPVTTFDDSDPNRYYSAANPQGSVQVAGLGVKIQVLTEWSLVLPFTVLTVTSPKQP, from the coding sequence TTGCACGGTCACATCAAAGCCGTCCTGGCGGGCGTCACCGCGGCCGCGTTCGTCCTCGTCGCACCGGCCGGCGCCGCCACCGCGACGCCGCCGGCCGCCGACGGCGAGCCCCGCACGCCGGTCAAGGCGGACAATCTGGAGCATCCACTCGGCGAGTCCCGCGAGGCGGCCCGCGAGGAGGCGCTCACCAAGCTGCTCAGCGGTGAGGTCACCACGCAGCAGCGCAACGGGTCCGAGGTGGTCCGGCTCGGCGGCGACCGCTGGGTCGAGGTGCGGCAGAAGACCAAGACCGACCCGGTCCTGACGTTCCTCGTCGAGTTCGGCACGCAGACGCTGCCGCAGACCGGCGGCACGCCCGGCCCGCTGCACAACCAGCTCCCTGCGCCGGACCGGGCGAACGACAACACCACGCTGTGGGTGCCGGACTTCAGCCCGGAGTACTACCAGGAGCTCCTCTTCAGCACGAAGAAGGAGTCGATGACCACGTTCTACACCGCGCAGTCCGGCGGGCGTTACACGGTCACCGGCGAGGTCGGCGACTGGGTGCAGGTGCCCTACAACGAGGCGCGGTACGGCAGCAACACCTGGGAGGGCGGCGAGGGCTACCAGGACTTCGTCAAGGACGCCGCCACCGCGTGGTACCAGGCGCAGGTCGCGGCCGGGCAGACCCCGGCGCAGATCACCGCGTCGCTGGCGAAGTACGACGTGTGGGACCGCTACGACTTCGACACCGACGGCGACTTCAACGAGCCGGACGGCTACGTCGACCACTTCCAGGCGATCCACGCCGGTGAGGGCGAGGAGGCCGGCGGCGGTGCCCAGGGCGCGGACGCGATCTGGTCCCACCGCGGCTACACCTACCAGGGCGACTACGGCCAGACCGGGCCGGAGCACAACCGGCTCGGCGGCGTGCCGATCGGCGACAGCGGCCTGTGGATCGGTGACTACACCACCGAGCCGGAGAACGGCGGCCTCGGCGTCTTCGCCCACGAGTACGGGCACGACCTCGGCCTGCCCGACCTCTACGACACGCAGGGCGGCGACAACGGCACCGGCTTCTGGACGCTGATGTCGGCCGGCTCCTGGCTGTCCCACGACCCGCAGAACATCGGCTCCACGCCCGGCTACATGGGCGCCTGGGAGAAGCTGTTCCTCGGCTGGCTCGACTACACCACGGTCGCACCCGGGCAGAAGAAGACCGTCGTGCTCGGCCAGGCCGCGGACGCGAAGGGCCCGCTCCCGCAGGCCGTGGTCGTCCCGCTGCCGGACCAGACCGTCGTGCGGGAGTACAACACCCCGCACTCCGGTGAGTACGAGTGGTGGGGCGGCGACGCCAACGACCTGAACAGCATGCTCACCCGGACGCTCGACCTCACGGCCGCGACCACCGCCTCGCTCACCACCAAGGCGTGGTACGACATCGAGGCCGGCTACGACTACCTCTACGCCGAGGTGTCCGCGGACGGCGGCAACCGGTGGTCACGGGTCGGCTCGCCGCTGACCGGGTCCAGCGAGGGGGAGTGGGTCGACCTGACCTACGACCTGACCGCGTTCGCGGGGCAGACCGTGCAGTTCCGGTTCCGCTACCAGACCGACGGCGGCGTGCACTTCGCGGGCGCGTTCCTCGACGACCTCACGCTCGTCGTCGACGGCACCCCGGTCTGGACGGACGACGTCGAGTCGGCGACCCCGGCGTGGACCGCGCGCGGCTTCACCCGGTTCACCGGCACGCTCACCCGGATCGCGCCGCGGTACTACATCGCGGAGTGGCGCACCTACACCGGCTACGACAAGGTGCTGCGGACCGGGCCGTACAACTACGGCTGGACGAACACCCGGCCGGACTGGGTGGAGAAGTTCCCGTACCAGGACGGGCTGCTGGTCTGGTACGTCAACGACGCCTACACCGACAACGACACGATCAACCACCCGGGCGGTGGCGCGGTGCTGCCGGTCGACGCCCGGCCGGAACCGATCGTGTTCCCGGACGGCGTGCGCCTCGGCAACCGCCGACAGCCGTTCGACGCCACGTTCGGCGTGCAGCGCACGGACGCGGTGACGTTCCACCGCAACGGGACACCGGTCACGGTGCCCGCCCGGCCGCCGGTCACCACGTTCGACGACTCCGACCCGAACCGCTACTACTCGGCGGCGAACCCGCAGGGCTCGGTCCAGGTCGCCGGCCTCGGCGTGAAGATCCAGGTGCTGACGGAGTGGTCGCTGGTCCTCCCGTTCACCGTCCTCACCGTCACCTCACCCAAGCAACCCTGA
- a CDS encoding Acg family FMN-binding oxidoreductase, with the protein MTVTAERASTLDMPAAAPGWLAAAIAAPSVHNTQPWRFALDGTEIRVLADRSRRLRVIDPDGRQLLMSVAAAGFNLRLAVRAHGRVPLHRALPSPGVVLAVVPAANSRPRASVLRLRTAVGVRRTSRAPFADTPPSRFAVREMFAAAAIEGAELSVCPPLTRDWLLTITREAADRLVMSAAYRDELAAWTATGGRFDGVPESAFGVRDARRRIPGRWAGAGRAVLFESAPTLAVLTTRTDDPRAWVDAGQALQRVLLTAAVSGLSAQPLHAALEVPELRARVNARLGGRYTQAILRIGYPTVASAGTPRRPVPDLITPARRYGEPG; encoded by the coding sequence ATGACGGTGACCGCGGAACGGGCGTCCACACTCGACATGCCGGCGGCGGCGCCGGGCTGGCTGGCGGCCGCGATCGCGGCGCCGTCCGTGCACAACACGCAGCCGTGGCGGTTCGCGCTGGACGGCACGGAGATCCGGGTGCTCGCGGACCGGAGCCGGCGCCTGCGGGTGATCGATCCGGACGGGCGGCAGCTGCTGATGAGCGTGGCCGCGGCCGGGTTCAACCTGCGGCTGGCGGTCCGCGCGCACGGCCGCGTCCCGCTGCACCGGGCGCTGCCGTCACCGGGCGTGGTGCTCGCGGTGGTGCCGGCCGCGAACAGCCGGCCGCGCGCGAGCGTGCTGCGGCTGCGGACCGCGGTGGGGGTGCGGCGCACCAGCCGGGCGCCGTTCGCGGACACGCCGCCGTCCCGGTTCGCGGTGCGCGAGATGTTCGCGGCGGCCGCGATCGAGGGCGCGGAGCTGTCGGTCTGCCCGCCGCTGACCCGCGACTGGCTGCTCACGATCACCCGGGAGGCCGCGGACCGGCTGGTGATGTCCGCGGCGTACCGGGACGAGCTGGCCGCGTGGACCGCGACCGGCGGCCGGTTCGACGGCGTGCCGGAGAGCGCGTTCGGCGTGCGGGACGCGCGCCGGCGGATCCCGGGCCGGTGGGCCGGTGCCGGCCGGGCCGTGCTGTTCGAGTCCGCGCCGACGCTGGCCGTGCTGACCACCCGCACGGACGACCCGCGGGCCTGGGTGGACGCCGGTCAGGCGCTGCAGCGGGTGCTGCTGACCGCCGCGGTGTCCGGCCTGTCCGCGCAGCCGCTGCACGCGGCGCTGGAGGTGCCGGAGCTGCGCGCGCGGGTGAACGCGCGGCTCGGCGGCCGGTACACCCAGGCGATCCTGCGGATCGGCTACCCGACGGTCGCGTCCGCGGGCACGCCACGGCGGCCGGTGCCGGACCTGATCACACCAGCCCGGCGGTACGGCGAGCCGGGCTGA
- a CDS encoding TrmH family RNA methyltransferase, whose translation MTAAIRVRTPREIRSARRARPHRCWGHLIAAPLWPMHGANLGTLLRTCDAVGACLAVPPFRWVDEALARGNTLRRPTCVHRVGNPLRWLAEERRAGAAVLGVELADEAIRLADLPTARRRTVMVLGHEATGIPPEALDLLDGAVEIPMIGTGSSLNVAVAGSLVLYRLAGLL comes from the coding sequence GTGACGGCCGCGATCCGGGTGCGGACGCCCCGGGAGATCCGGTCGGCCCGCCGCGCCCGCCCGCACCGGTGCTGGGGACATCTGATCGCCGCACCGCTCTGGCCGATGCACGGCGCCAACCTCGGTACGCTGCTGCGCACCTGCGACGCCGTCGGCGCGTGCCTGGCGGTGCCGCCGTTCCGGTGGGTGGACGAGGCGCTGGCCCGCGGCAACACGCTGCGCCGGCCCACCTGCGTGCACCGGGTCGGCAACCCGCTGCGCTGGCTGGCCGAGGAACGTCGCGCGGGCGCGGCCGTGCTCGGCGTGGAACTGGCCGACGAGGCGATCCGCCTGGCCGACCTGCCCACCGCCCGCCGCCGTACCGTCATGGTGCTCGGCCACGAGGCCACCGGCATCCCGCCGGAGGCGCTCGACCTCCTGGACGGCGCCGTGGAGATCCCGATGATCGGCACCGGTTCCAGCCTCAACGTCGCCGTCGCCGGATCACTCGTGCTCTACCGCCTCGCCGGCCTGCTGTGA
- a CDS encoding phosphotransferase enzyme family protein produces MVDPEVGARWRITPGPPLGGRPRGTWAATRDGVPLVVKFFDDGAFPDWRYPVRVADALRALGWPTPELADDPIDVPGGAWALFHRLPGRPPDAGPAEQRARGRLLAELHASAAATGITGQRGGFADPAAVVADRALDDWLRVHERTDPDGARTMWRCLEATRAWFAAHPAPDAPRSVIHGDFAPWNLLYDDGRLTAVLDFEGTHHTVQVADFALSWRGYQDEVLRGYDEVRPLSETEWQLIRPAYRAWLFIDARAELAALRSGRAGALTDLSWPLAHLRKRSPLLDRRAGPDEP; encoded by the coding sequence ATGGTGGATCCGGAGGTCGGCGCGCGGTGGCGGATCACGCCCGGGCCGCCGCTCGGCGGCCGGCCGCGCGGCACCTGGGCGGCGACGCGCGACGGCGTACCGCTGGTGGTGAAGTTCTTCGACGACGGGGCGTTCCCGGACTGGCGCTACCCGGTGCGGGTCGCGGACGCGCTGCGGGCGCTCGGCTGGCCCACGCCGGAGCTGGCGGACGACCCGATCGACGTGCCCGGCGGCGCGTGGGCGCTGTTCCACCGGCTGCCCGGCCGGCCGCCGGACGCCGGTCCGGCCGAGCAGCGCGCGCGGGGCCGGCTGCTGGCCGAGCTGCACGCGTCCGCGGCCGCGACCGGCATCACCGGCCAGCGCGGCGGGTTCGCCGACCCGGCCGCGGTGGTGGCGGATCGCGCGCTCGACGACTGGCTGCGGGTCCACGAGCGGACCGACCCGGACGGCGCGCGCACGATGTGGCGGTGCCTCGAGGCGACGCGGGCCTGGTTCGCCGCGCACCCGGCGCCGGACGCGCCGCGCAGCGTGATCCACGGCGATTTCGCGCCGTGGAACCTGCTGTACGACGACGGCCGGCTCACCGCCGTGCTCGACTTCGAGGGCACGCACCACACGGTCCAGGTCGCCGACTTCGCGCTGTCCTGGCGCGGATATCAGGACGAGGTGCTGCGCGGCTACGACGAGGTGCGCCCGCTGTCCGAGACGGAGTGGCAGCTGATCCGGCCGGCCTACCGGGCGTGGTTGTTCATCGACGCGCGGGCCGAGCTGGCGGCGCTGCGCAGCGGCCGGGCCGGCGCGCTCACCGACCTGTCCTGGCCCCTGGCCCACCTGCGGAAACGGTCTCCGCTGCTGGATCGGCGGGCCGGCCCCGACGAGCCCTGA